One window of Camelina sativa cultivar DH55 chromosome 4, Cs, whole genome shotgun sequence genomic DNA carries:
- the LOC104783997 gene encoding disease resistance RPP13-like protein 4 yields VGMGGLGKTTIAQEVFNDKEIEHRFERRIWVSVSQTFTEEQIMRSILRNLGDASVGDDLGTLLRKIQQYLLGKRYLIVMDDVWDKNLSWWDKIYQGLPRGQGGSVIVTTRSESVALKVQARDKTHRPQLLSSDNSWLLFCKVAFAANNGTCERPELEDVGKEIVTKCKGLPLTIKAVGGLLLCKDHVYHEWRRIAEHFQDELRGNSSETDNVMSSLQLSYDELPSHLKACFLTLSLYPEDCVIPKQQLVHGWIGEGFVMWRNGRSATESGEDCFSGLTNRCLVEVVDKTYSGTIITCKIHDMVRDLVIEIAKNDSFSNQEGLNCRHLGISGNFNEKQIKVNHKMRGVVSTTKTGEVNKLNSDLAKKFTDCKYLRVLDISKSIFDAPLSEILDEIASLQHLACLSLSNTHPLIQFPRSMEDLRNLQILDASYCQNLKQLQPCIVIFKKLLVLDMTNCGSLECFPKGIGSLVNLEVLLGFKPARSNNGCKLSEVRNLTNLRKLGLSLTHGDQIEDEELDSLINLSKLMFISINCYDSYGDDLITKIDALTPPHQLHELSLQFYPGKSSPSWLSPHKLPMLRYMSICSGNLVKMHERFWGIENNTHWRIEGLMLSSLSDLDMDWEVLQRSMPYLRSVNANWCPELESFPIEDVGFRGGVWTKTPTHRT; encoded by the coding sequence GTTGGGATGGGAGGGTTAGGTAAAACTACCATTGCTCAAGAAGTGTTCAATGACAAAGAGATTGAACATCGTTTCGAAAGAAGGATATGGGTGTCTGTGTCCCAGACTTTTACTGAAGAACAGATCATGAGAAGCATATTGCGGAACTTGGGGGACGCGAGTGTTGGTGATGATCTTGGAACATTGCTGAGAAAGATCCAGCAGTATCTCTTGGGGAAAAGGTACTTGATCGTCATGGACGATGTATGGGACAAGAACTTGAGTTGGTGGGACAAGATCTACCAAGGACTGCCTAGAGGACAAGGTGGTAGCGTCATTGTGACAACAAGGTCAGAATCTGTTGCGTTAAAGGTTCAGGCCAGAGACAAGACTCACCGTCCACAGCTCCTCAGTTCTGATAACAGTTGGCTGCTGTTTTGTAAGGTGGCATTTGCAGCAAATAACGGTACTTGTGAGCGTCCCGAGCTAGAGGATGTTGGCAAGGAGATTGTGACAAAATGCAAAGGCTTGCCTTTGACAATCAAAGCGGTTGGTGGGTTGCTTCTGTGCAAAGACCATGTCTATCATGAATGGAGACGAATAGCAGAACATTTTCAAGATGAGCTAAGAGGAAACAGTTCTGAAACTGACAATGTGATGTCTTCTCTGCAATTGAGTTACGACGAACTCCCTTCCCACCTTAAAGCATGCTTTCTCACGCTCTCTCTCTATCCGGAAGACTGTGTTATACCGAAACAGCAGCTTGTACACGGATGGATTGGAGAAGGTTTTGTCATGTGGAGAAATGGAAGATCTGCAACTGAATCTGGAGAAGACTGCTTTTCCGGGCTCACAAACAGGTGTTTGGTAGAAGTTGTTGACAAAACCTATAGCGGAACCATCATCACTTGCAAGATTCATGACATGGTTCGTGATTTGGTGATCGAGATAGCGAAGAATGATTCCTTCTCTAACCAGGAAGGCCTCAACTGTCGTCACCTTGGGATTAGTGGAAACTTTAATGAGAAGCAGATCAAAGTTAATCATAAGATGAGAGGCGTAGTGTCAACAACTAAAACAGGTGAGGTGAACAAGCTCAACTCAGACCTAGCCAAAAAATTCACAGATTGCAAATATCTTCGGGTTCTTGATATCTCAAAATCGATATTTGATGCTCCTCTGTCTGAGATTTTGGATGAGATTGCGAGCCTTCAACACTTGGCATGTCTTAGTTTGAGCAACACACATCCGTTGATCCAGTTTCCTCGTTCCATGGAAGATCTCCGCAATCTACAGATTCTAGACGCAAGCTACTGTCAGAATCTGAAACAACTTCAACCTTGCATTGTTATTTTCAAGAAACTCCTTGTACTTGACATGACGAATTGTGGATCACTTGAGTGCTTCCCCAAGGGCATTGGAAGTCTCGTGAACCTCGAGGTACTGTTGGGATTTAAGCCAGCCAGGTCCAACAATGGGTGCAAGCTCAGTGAAGTGAGAAATCTCACAAACCTCAGAAAACTTGGTCTTTCTCTGACTCATGGCGATCAGATCGAAGATGAGGAGCTTGATTCTTTGATAAACCTTAGCAAGCTTATGTTCATTTCGATCAACTGCTACGATAGCTACGGCGATGATCTCATAACCAAAATAGATGCGCTCACTCCTCCACACCAGCTCCATGAGCTTTCTCTACAGTTCTATCCTGGAAAGTCGAGTCCATCGTGGTTGAGTCCTCACAAGCTTCCGATGTTGAGGTACATGTCAATATGCTCAGGCAATTTGGTGAAAATGCATGAACGGTTTTGGGGAATTGAGAATAATACTCACTGGAGAATCGAAGGTTTGATGTTAAGTTCATTGTCGGACCTAGACATGGACTGGGAAGTGCTGCAACGGTCAATGCCCTACCTCAGGAGCGTTAACGCAAACTGGTGTCCAGAGCTAGAGTCTTTCCCGATCGAAGATGTCGGCTTTAGAGGCGGAGTGTGGACGAAAACACCAACGCACAGAACCTGA
- the LOC104780926 gene encoding thioredoxin domain-containing protein PLP3A-like produces MDPDAVKSTLSNLAFGNVMAAAARNYQKEVLANEKAQGSKPVNEEVDLDELMDDPELERLHADRIAALKREVEKREAFKRQGHGEYREVSEGDFLGEVTRSEKVICHFYHKEFYRCKIMDKHLKTLAPRHVDTKFIKVDAENAPFFVTKLAIKTLPCVVLFSKGVAMDRLVGFQDLGTKDDFTTNKLENVLVKKGMLSMKKKEEDDEDAEYQESIRRSVRSSENLDSDSD; encoded by the exons ATGGATCCGGATGCAGTCAAATCGACCCTTTCGAATCTAGCATTCGGAAATGTAATGGCGGCAGCTGCTAGAAATTATCAAAAg GAAGTTCTTGCAAATGAGAAGGCGCAAGGATCAAAACCTGTTAATGAAGAGGTTGATCTTGATGAACTTATGGAT GATCCAGAGCTAGAAAGATTGCACGCTGATAGGATTGCAGCACTAAAG AGAGAAGTTGAGAAGAGAGAAGCGTTTAAAAGACAAGGACATGGTGAATATCGAGAGGTAAGCGAAGGAGATTTCTTGGGTGAAGTCACCAGGAGTGAGAAGGTGATATGTCATTTCTACCACAAGGAATTTTACCGGTGCAA GATTATGGACAAGCATCTGAAAACTCTTGCGCCTAGACATGTGGACACAAAGTTCATTAAAGTAGACGCAGAG AATGCTCCTTTCTTTGTCACGAAGCTTGCTATAAAGACTTTGCCTTGCGTTGTGCTTTTCAG CAAGGGTGTCGCGATGGATAGGCTAGTTGGGTTCCAGGATCTGGGCACCAAGGACGATTTCACCACGAATAAACTAGAGAACGTTCTGGTTAAAAAGG GAATGCTCagcatgaagaagaaagaggaagatgatgaagatgccGAGTACCAAGAGAGCATACGGCGGTCTGTCAGGTCCTCAGAGAATCTGGACTCTGATTCTGACTGA
- the LOC109132686 gene encoding dehydrin Xero 2-like, whose protein sequence is MDSYQNQSGVPKKGMTEKIMEKLQGHHAPHHTGGANTAYGATSAGGVHHQKQGMTEKIIDQVTPGHHGTHQTGYGATHTGGGVHHEKQGMTEKIMEKLPGHQGSHQTGTHTGHGATHTGVVHHEKKGIAEKIKEQLPGHHGTHQTGTTTSYGNTGVVHHEKKSTMDKIKEKLPGSH, encoded by the coding sequence ATGGATTCTTACCAGAACCAATCCGGAGTGCCAAAGAAGGGAATGACTGAGAAAATCATGGAGAAACTCCAAGGTCATCATGCACCTCATCACACCGGAGGAGCCAACACTGCTTATGGTGCTACTAGCGCTGGCGGTGTTCACCACCAGAAGCAAGGTATGACGGAGAAGATTATAGATCAGGTGACCCCAGGCCATCATGGAACTCATCAGACTGGTTACGGTGCTACACACACTGGCGGTGGTGTTCACCACGAGAAGCAAGGGATGACGGAGAAGATCATGGAGAAACTTCCAGGTCATCAGGGGTCTCACCAAACTGGTACTCACACGGGTCATGGTGCTACACACACTGGTGTAGTTCACCACGAGAAAAAAGGTATAGCTGAAAAAATTAAAGAGCAGTTGCCTGGTCATCATGGAACCCATCAAACTGGAACCACTACGAGTTATGGTAATACTGGAGTTGTTCACCACGAGAAAAAGAGTACGATGGATAAGATCAAGGAGAAGCTTCCTGGTAGTCACTAA
- the LOC104780928 gene encoding dehydrin Xero 2-like: MDSYQNQSGVPKKGMTEKIMEKLQGHHAPHHTGGANTAYGATSAGGVHHQKQGMTEKIIDQVTPGHHGTHQTGYGATHTGGGVHHEKQGMTEKIMDQVTPGHHGGSHQTGTHTGYGNTGGVHHERKGMTEKIMDQVTPGQHGGSHQTGTHTGYGNTGGVHHEKQGMTEKIMEKLPGHQGSHQTGTHTGHGATHTGVVHHEKKGIAEKIKEQLPGHHGTHQTGTTTSYGNTGVVHHEKKSTMDKIKEKLPGSH, translated from the coding sequence ATGGATTCTTACCAGAACCAATCCGGAGTGCCAAAGAAGGGAATGACTGAGAAAATCATGGAGAAACTCCAAGGTCATCATGCACCTCATCACACCGGAGGAGCCAACACTGCTTATGGTGCTACTAGCGCTGGCGGTGTTCACCACCAGAAGCAAGGTATGACGGAGAAGATTATAGATCAGGTGACCCCAGGCCATCATGGAACTCATCAGACTGGTTACGGTGCTACACACACTGGCGGTGGTGTTCACCACGAGAAGCAAGGGATGACGGAGAAGATTATGGATCAGGTGACGCCAGGCCATCATGGTGGATCACACCAGACTGGAACCCACACGGGTTATGGTAACACTGGCGGTGTTCACCACGAGAGGAAAGGGATGACAGAGAAGATTATGGATCAGGTGACGCCAGGTCAGCATGGTGGATCACACCAAACTGGAACCCACACGGGTTATGGTAACACTGGCGGTGTTCACCACGAGAAGCAAGGGATGACGGAGAAGATCATGGAGAAACTTCCAGGTCATCAGGGGTCTCACCAAACTGGTACTCACACGGGTCATGGTGCTACACACACTGGTGTAGTTCACCACGAGAAAAAAGGTATAGCTGAAAAAATTAAAGAGCAGTTGCCTGGTCATCATGGAACCCATCAAACTGGAACCACTACGAGTTATGGTAATACTGGAGTTGTTCACCACGAGAAAAAGAGTACGATGGATAAGATCAAGGAGAAGCTTCCTGGTAGTCACTAA
- the LOC104780929 gene encoding dehydrin Xero 1-like — MEAYQNQSGAQQTHQQLDQFGNPVSATTAAPVIAEGGGLSGMLHRSGSSSSSSSEDDGLGGRRRKKKGITEKIKDKLPGHHESNKTSLGSTTTAYDTGTTVHHEKKGMMEKIKEKLPGGHH; from the exons ATGGAGGCTTACCAAAACCAGTCCGGAGCTCAGCAGACTCACCAACAGCTTGACCAATTCGGTAATCCAGTTTCAGCCACCACTGCAGCTCCGGTCATCGCTGAAGGTGGTGGTTTGAGTGGCATGCTTCACCGTTCAGGAAGTAGCTCTAGCTCTAGCTCG GAGGACGATGGACTAGGtggaaggaggaggaagaagaagggaatAACGGAGAAGATTAAAGACAAGCTGCCGGGTCATCATGAGTCCAACAAGACTTCTTTAGGTTCCACCACGACGGCCTATGATACCGGCACCACCGTTCACCACGAGAAGAAAGGCATGATGGAAAAGATCAAAGAGAAGCTTCCGGGTGGTCATCATTAG
- the LOC104783999 gene encoding peroxidase 36-like, giving the protein MCVVRNIHTCHTFLYKLFNHAIITSQSSLRVPLNTEMVKSMVCIVLAQFLLAALLPLSMCYRTHECTSAASLSPWFYDNSCPKAQAIVQFFVAKAYSIDPRMAASLLRLHFHDCFVNGCDASVLLDSSGTIESEKRSTSNRDSARGFEVIDEIKSALEYECPETVSCADILALVARDSVVISGGPTWEVYLGRRDAREASLSGSMENIPFPDSTLQTIVNMFNLQGLDLTDLVALLGSHTIGNSRCLNFRQRLYNHSGNNDPDQTLNQNYAVPLNTEMVKSMVCIVLAQFLLAALLPLSMCYRTHECTSAASLSPWFYDNSCPKAQAIVQFFVAKAYSIDPRMAASLLRLHFHDCFVNGCDASVLLDSSGTIESEKRSTSNRDSARGFEVIDEIKSALEYECPETVSCADILALVARDSVVISGGPTWEVYLGRRDAREASLSGSM; this is encoded by the exons ATGTGTGTTGTACGTAACATTCATACCTGTCACACCTTCCTCTATAAATTATTCAACCATGCAATCATCACTTCCCAATCATCCTTAAGAGTCCCATTGAATACAGAAATGGTGAAGTCAATGGTGTGCATTGTTCTCGCTCAATTCTTACTTGCTGCGCTCTTACCTCTTTCTATGTGTTATCGAACACATGAATGCACAAGCGCGGCCTCTCTCTCCCCTTGGTTTTACGACAACTCCTGCCCGAAAGCACAAGCCATCGTTCAATTTTTCGTCGCCAAAGCATACTCCATTGATCCTCGCATGGCTGCCTCACTGCTTAGGCTCCATTTCCATGATTGTTTCGTCAAT GGATGTGATGCTTCCGTCCTTTTGGACAGTAGTGGAACCATAGAAAGCGAGAAACGATCAACTTCAAATCGAGACTCTGCTCGAGGTTTCGAAGTCATTGACGAGATTAAGTCTGCCTTGGAATATGAATGTCCTGAGACAGTTTCTTGCGCCGATATCTTGGCTCTCGTTGCTAGAGACTCCGTTGTAATT TCTGGTGGACCGACTTGGGAAGTATATCTTGGAAGAAGAGATGCAAGAGAAGCAAGCTTGAGTGGTTCCATGGAGAATATTCCTTTTCCCGACTCCACGTTACAGACAATTGTCAACATGTTCAACCTTCAAGGACTCGATCTCACTGATCTTGTTGCCCTCTTAG GGAGTCACACGATAGGAAACTCGAGGTGCTTGAATTTCCGACAAAGGTTATACAACCATTCTGGAAACAACGACCCCGACCAGACTTTGAATCAAAACTACGC AGTCCCATTGAATACAGAAATGGTGAAGTCAATGGTGTGCATTGTTCTCGCTCAATTCTTACTTGCTGCGCTCTTACCTCTTTCTATGTGTTATCGAACACATGAATGCACAAGCGCGGCCTCTCTCTCCCCTTGGTTTTACGACAACTCCTGCCCGAAAGCACAAGCCATCGTTCAATTTTTCGTCGCCAAAGCATACTCCATTGATCCTCGCATGGCTGCCTCACTGCTTAGGCTCCATTTCCATGATTGTTTCGTCAAT GGATGTGATGCTTCCGTCCTTTTGGACAGTAGTGGAACCATAGAAAGCGAGAAACGATCAACTTCAAATCGAGACTCTGCTCGAGGTTTCGAAGTCATTGACGAGATTAAGTCTGCCTTGGAATATGAATGTCCTGAGACAGTTTCTTGCGCCGATATCTTGGCTCTCGTTGCTAGAGACTCCGTTGTAATT TCTGGTGGACCGACTTGGGAAGTATATCTTGGAAGAAGAGATGCAAGAGAAGCAAGCTTGAGTGGTTCCATG
- the LOC104780930 gene encoding peroxidase 36-like: MVKSMVCIVLAQFLLAALLPLSMCYRTHECTSAASLSPWFYDNSCPKAQAIVQFFVAKAYSIDPRMAASLLRLHFHDCFVNGCDASVLLDSSGTIESEKRSTSNRDSARGFEVIDEIKSALEYECPETVSCADILALVARDSVVISGGPTWEVYLGRRDAREASLSGSMENIPFPDSTLQTIVNMFNLQGLDLTDLVALLGSHTIGNSRCLNFRQRLYNHSGNNDPDQTLNQNYAYMLQQGCPISGEDQKLFNLDYVTPTKFDNYYFKNLVDFRGLLNSDEVLFTQSSESMEMVKLYAENEEAFFEQFAKSIVKMGNISPLSGTDGEIRKICRRVNHDV; this comes from the exons ATGGTGAAGTCAATGGTGTGCATTGTTCTCGCTCAATTCTTACTTGCTGCGCTCTTACCTCTTTCTATGTGTTATCGAACACATGAATGCACAAGCGCGGCCTCTCTCTCCCCTTGGTTTTACGACAACTCCTGCCCGAAAGCACAAGCCATCGTTCAATTTTTCGTCGCCAAAGCATACTCCATTGATCCTCGCATGGCTGCCTCACTGCTTAGGCTCCATTTCCATGATTGTTTCGTCAAT GGATGTGATGCTTCCGTCCTTTTGGACAGTAGTGGAACCATAGAAAGCGAGAAACGATCAACTTCAAATCGAGACTCTGCTCGAGGTTTCGAAGTCATTGACGAGATTAAGTCTGCCTTGGAATATGAATGTCCTGAGACAGTTTCTTGCGCCGATATCTTGGCTCTCGTTGCTAGAGACTCCGTTGTAATT TCTGGTGGACCGACTTGGGAAGTATATCTTGGAAGAAGAGATGCAAGAGAAGCAAGCTTGAGTGGTTCCATGGAGAATATTCCTTTTCCCGACTCCACGTTACAGACAATTGTCAACATGTTCAACCTTCAAGGACTCGATCTCACTGATCTTGTTGCCCTCTTAG GGAGTCACACGATAGGAAACTCGAGGTGCTTGAATTTCCGACAAAGGTTATACAACCATTCTGGAAACAACGACCCCGACCAGACTTTGAATCAAAACTACGCGTATATGTTGCAGCAGGGATGTCCGATTTCGGGGGAGGACCAGAAACTCTTTAATCTTGACTACGTGACGCCTACTAAGTTTGACAATTACTACTTCAAGAATCTGGTGGACTTTAGAGGACTCTTAAACTCTGATGAGGTTTTGTTCACGCAAAGCAGTGAGTCCATGGAGATGGTCAAGCTTTACGCGGAGAATGAGGAAGCCTTCTTTGAGCAGTTCGCCAAGTCGATCGTGAAGATGGGGAACATCTCACCGTTGTCGGGGACGGATGGTGAGATCCGGAAGATCTGCCGGAGGGTTAACCATGATGTTTGA
- the LOC104780932 gene encoding bifunctional epoxide hydrolase 2: MTSSVREKKIKTNGIWLNVAEKGDKEGPLVLLLHGFPETWYSWRHQIDFLSSKGYHVVAPDLRGYADSDSPPSHESYTVSHLVADVIGLLDHYGTAQAFVAGHDWGAIIGWCMCLFRPDRVKGYISLSVPYTPRDPKLKPSDFFKSFGDGLYISQFQKPGRAEAAFAKHDCLTVMKKFLLMTRTDYVVAPPGTEIIDHLEIPSTIPDWITEEEIQVYADKFQRSGFTGPLNYYRAMDLNWEILAPWQDSKILVPTKFIAGDKDIGNEGPNGTIEYVKGEMFKSVVPNLEIVVIEDGHHFIQQEKSQQVSQEILSLNKLSKTE; encoded by the exons ATGACGAGCTCTGTtcgagagaagaagatcaagaccaaCGGGATTTGGTTAAACGTTGCTGAGAAAGGAGACAAAGAAGGGCCTTTGGTTCTGTTACTCCATGGTTTCCCTGAGACATGGTACTCGTGGCGTCACCAAATCGATTTCTTGTCGAGCAAAGGTTACCACGTGGTCGCTCCAGATCTCAGAGGCTACGCTGACTCCGATTCTCCTCCTAGCCACGAGTCTTACACAGTGAGCCACCTCGTCGCTGATGTCATCGGTTTGCTCGACCACTACGGCACTGCTCAG GCTTTTGTAGCTGGGCATGACTGGGGAGCGATCATAGGTTGGTGTATGTGCTTGTTTAGACCAGACAGAGTCAAAGGTTACATAAGTCTCTCTGTTCCATATACTCCAAGAGATCCAAAACTCAAACCTTcagattttttcaaaagttttggaGATGGGTTATACATCTCTCAGTTTCAG AAACCAGGAAGAGCTGAGGCTGCATTTGCCAAGCATGATTGCTTGACGGTAATGAAGAAGTTCTTACTGATGACAAGAACAGACTACGTAGTTGCTCCTCCTGGTACAGAGATCATAGATCATCTTGAGATACCATCGACTATACCAGATTGGATAACTGAAGAAGAGATTCAAGTGTATGCAGACAAGTTTCAAAGATCTGGATTCACAGGCCCTTTGAATTACTACAGAGCCATGGATCT GAACTGGGAGATATTGGCGCCGTGGCAAGACTCCAAAATCCTAGTTCCTACTAAGTTTATAGCGGGAGACAAAGATATAGGAAATGAAGGACCCAATGGAACAATAGAGTATGTAAAAGGAGAGATGTTCAAGAGTGTTGTACCTAACCTTGAGATTGTTGTTATTGAGGATGGTCATCATTTCATCCAGCAGGAGAAGTCTCAACAAGTGTCTCAAGAGATTCTCTCCTTAAACAAATTAAGCAAAACAGAGTAA
- the LOC109132519 gene encoding uncharacterized protein LOC109132519, whose protein sequence is MTSSVREKKIKTNGIWLNVAEKGDKEGPLVLLLHGFPETWYSWRHQIDFLSSKGYHVVAPDLRGYADSDSPPSHESYTVSHLVADVIGLLDHYGTAQAFVAGHDWGAIIGWCMCLFRXSHVFLVGRHPFYLRQLMKLKRKDFSFRTYEIHV, encoded by the exons ATGACGAGCTCTGTtcgagagaagaagatcaagaccaaCGGGATTTGGTTAAACGTTGCTGAGAAAGGAGACAAAGAAGGGCCTTTGGTTCTGTTACTCCATGGTTTCCCTGAGACATGGTACTCGTGGCGTCACCAAATCGATTTCTTGTCGAGCAAAGGTTACCACGTGGTCGCTCCAGATCTCAGAGGCTACGCTGACTCCGATTCTCCTCCTAGCCACGAGTCTTACACAGTGAGCCACCTCGTCGCTGATGTCATCGGTTTGCTCGACCACTACGGCACTGCTCAG GCTTTTGTAGCTGGGCATGACTGGGGAGCGATCATAGGTTGGTGTATGTGCTTGTTTAGACNCAGTCATGTGTTTCTCGTTGGTAGACATCCTTTTTACTTAAGGCAACTCATGAAACTAAAACGCAAGGATTTCAGTTTCAGGACGTACGAAATCCACGTGTAA
- the LOC104780931 gene encoding uncharacterized protein LOC104780931, with protein sequence MGFGAIRSILRPLSRTLVSRVAAANYSSASIPAAKPELYSFFGGSTTHLRLTWFPLTNHFHSLSLTDTRLPKRRPMTHPKRKRSKLKPLGPYAYVQYTPGEPISSSNPNKGSVKRRNAKKRIGQRRAFILSEKKKRQALVQEAKRKKRIKQVERKMAAVARDRAWAERLTELQQLEEEKKKSMSS encoded by the exons ATGGGTTTCGGAGCAATCAGATCGATACTTCGACCATTGTCGAGAACCTTAGTTTCGCGTGTCGCCGCCGCTAACTACTCGTCTGCGTCGATTCCAGCTGCGAAGCCTGAGTTATATTCCTTCTTCGGTGGATCGACGACTCATTTGAGGTTAACATGGTTTCCATTGACCAACCATTTCCATAGCTTAAGCTTAACTGATACTCGGCTTCCCAAGAGACGACCCATGACTCATCCCAAGAGGAAAAGATCCAAATTGAAACCTCTAG GTCCTTATGCATATGTTCAATATACACCTGGCGAGCCAATTTCTTCAAGCAATCCTAATAAGGGCAGTGTAAAGAGAAGGAATGCGAAGAAGCGCATAGGGCAGCGTCGTGCCTTTATACTG tctgagaaaaagaagaggcaAGCGCTGGTGCAAGAggcaaagaggaagaagagaatcaagCAAGTGGAACGCAAGATGGCTGCTGTCGCAAGAGACCGAGCTTGGGCTGAAAGACTGACTGAACTTCAGCAgctcgaagaagagaagaagaagtcaatgTCTTCTTGA